CCCCGGCGATGCTGCATATCCAGACTGGATTCAGCCGGCAACCATTTCTCGATCATCGTCTTTATATCCGCCATCATGGCAGGCTTCTGTAGAAAATCATCCATACCGACTGACATGACCCTTTGCTTGTCGGCATGTCCTGTCAGTGCAACGATTGGAATACGCTGCTTCCTTTCGCTCAGTTCTCGCTCTCTAATCAACATGGTGGCATGAACGCCATCGATACCAGGCAAACCAATATCCATAAAAATCAAGCCTATCTCAGGAGCAGTTTGATCCACGGCTTCTTCACCCGTTTTTACAACAATGCACTCGAAACCAAGCTTGGAGACTTGCCGCCGCGTTAAATCGCGGAGTATCGGATCATCTTCAACTATCAAAATCTGCTTTTTCATCAAGACGAACGTCCAAGCGTGAAGGGCAGATCGAACCAGAAGTGCGAACCATGTCCAAATACACTATCAAACGCGATAGTTCCGCCCATCATCTCAACAAGTTGCTTGGAAATACTCAAACCCAAACCAGATCCACCATAAACTCTCTTTGTCGACTCATCGGCTTGGGAGAATGGTTTGAATAATTTCTCTCGATCCTCCGGTTTGATCCCAATTCCGGAATCTTGTACAGAGAACCGAATCGTAATATGGTTGGCAGTCTTCTCAAGAATTCGTGCGTTGACGCGAACATCGCCACTATCAGTAAATTTAACAGCGTTGTGCACCAAATTGAGCAGAATCTGTCGAATCTTCAGTTCATCACCGTAGACCGTCTCCGGTATCAGCGGGTCACAACTTCCTTCCAACTCAACACCTTTGCTCGTTGCTTCACGATTGACTATTTGCCTGACGTCACCAAGAACGGTACGAATTGGAAACTCTCTATTTTCCAGACGCAGATCGCCCGTCTCCATACGTGCAGCTTCCAGCAAATTGTTCAATAAACGTAACAGCCGTTTAGAAGATTCAAAAATGTTTTGAACTACCACATTGTTGTCGTCACCAAGATCTTCCAGTGCAAGCACCTCAGTCATTCCAATGATGCCCGCCATTGGGGTTCGCACCTCGTGACTGATAGTCGACAAAAACCGGCTCTTCACTTCCAGAGCTTGTTTTAGCTCTTCGTTTGTTTGATCGAGCATTCTTGCGCTCGCTTCACGCTCCTGATCAGCCAGCAACCGTTGCGTCAAGTCTCTAGTTATTTTGGCAAATCCAATCAACTCGAAATTATCATATATTGCAGTGATGACTACATTCGCCCAAAGTAAAGTGCCGTCTTTTCTAATTCGCCAGCCTTCCTCTTCATAACGACCGGTGATTCGCGCCAAGCCCAATTCGCGGTCGGGATGCTTTCGTTTTTGAGCTTCACGAGAATAAAAAAGAGAGAAATGTTTTCCTACAATTTCTTCGGAACGATATCCCATAATGCGCTCAGCGCCTTCATTCCAGGTCAAAACATTACCATCGGGTGAAAGCATAAAAATCGCATAGTCACGAACACCGCTGACCAGCATACGAAAAACTTCTTCCCGCTGCTCAGCTTTTCGACGTTCGGTCAGATCACGAGTAACTTTGGCAAATCCTAAAAGCTCGCCTTCATCGTAGACAGGAGTGATGGTTACGCTAGCCCAAAAAGTCGAACCATCTTTTCTGACTCGCCACCCCTCTTCCTCATAGCTTCCATCCTCGATT
This is a stretch of genomic DNA from Candidatus Melainabacteria bacterium. It encodes these proteins:
- a CDS encoding response regulator; the protein is MKKQILIVEDDPILRDLTRRQVSKLGFECIVVKTGEEAVDQTAPEIGLIFMDIGLPGIDGVHATMLIRERELSERKQRIPIVALTGHADKQRVMSVGMDDFLQKPAMMADIKTMIEKWLPAESSLDMQHRRG
- a CDS encoding PAS domain S-box protein; this translates as MGQLVTEQPAQPANLNHLDESRSKSPSARSLELFQREQVFKLLVSSVKDYAIFLLDANGMVMTWNEGAERIKGYKSSEIIGQHFSKFYLEDARRTNHPDYELRKAIEDGSYEEEGWRVRKDGSTFWASVTITPVYDEGELLGFAKVTRDLTERRKAEQREEVFRMLVSGVRDYAIFMLSPDGNVLTWNEGAERIMGYRSEEIVGKHFSLFYSREAQKRKHPDRELGLARITGRYEEEGWRIRKDGTLLWANVVITAIYDNFELIGFAKITRDLTQRLLADQEREASARMLDQTNEELKQALEVKSRFLSTISHEVRTPMAGIIGMTEVLALEDLGDDNNVVVQNIFESSKRLLRLLNNLLEAARMETGDLRLENREFPIRTVLGDVRQIVNREATSKGVELEGSCDPLIPETVYGDELKIRQILLNLVHNAVKFTDSGDVRVNARILEKTANHITIRFSVQDSGIGIKPEDREKLFKPFSQADESTKRVYGGSGLGLSISKQLVEMMGGTIAFDSVFGHGSHFWFDLPFTLGRSS